The DNA segment GCTCGTCAGTCCCGCAACGTTCAGCGTTGGATGGTACATCAGTTTTTCCCAGTAGGATTCGCCCGGACCAGCTGCAAATTTTCGAATACCGAGGTCTTGCTTTACTGCCTCGGAATCAAAGGGGATTTCGTTGAGGCGCCCACGATCAGCCATGGTCACGTCACGTACATCCGCGTAAAACCCGTCGATATTGACCCAACCATTAGTGTCTCTCATCGATGAGAGTAGGTGGACGGCTTCCCATGCGGGGTTCGGGACCGGCCCCCCGAAGTTACCGGAGTGGAGGTCACGATCCGGTCCACGGATATCGACTTGGAGGTAAACCATTCCTCGGGACCCGAGAAATACGTGCGGCCGATTGGACGGGTCGATTGGCCCATCAGCCATGTAAAATACGTCCGCAGCCAAGAGATCACTGGCTTGCTGGACGACCTGTTCGATGTTCGGGCTACCGCTTTCCTCTTCACCCTCGAGGAGAAGCGTGACATTGACAGGTGGTGTCCCGGTCTCAAGATACGCGAGAATGGCACAGAGATGGGTAAACCACTGTCCTTTGTTGTCCCCAGCTCCTCGAGCGTAGATTCGAGGCTTCCCATCCGGACCCTCTCTGAGCACTGGTTCGAACGGTGGCGTTGTCCATTCATCAGCCGACGCTGGCTGGACATCGTAGTGACCATACATTAGAATGGTAGGTCGAGACAGGCTACTCGTTTCGTCGGGGTGCCAGTGGGCGATGATAGACGGATGTCCGTCTGTCTCGATGATGTGTGAGGAGGTGCAACCATACTGGGAAAGAACGTCAGTGATGAGCCTGAGACACGCATCGATTCCAGTATCTGTCGTGCTAATCGATGGCTGGGACAGCAATTCGAATAGATCATCGAGGAAGCGGTCACGGTTCGCAGTGACGAATTCGAGAGCTCGTTCTAGTTGAGTGTCTTCCATACTGAGGCTGTATCAGCCCAGTGTCTTAGAAGTATTTCCTGACCGCCGGATCGTGTCCAGATTAACTGATTCCATGAGAAGGTGAATGGTTTAGCCACTGGTCAGTAGTTTCTGCACTGCAGGAACAAAATAGTTCTAGAAACCGTTAGTACTGTCTTCCTCTATAGAATATAATATTTATAGCTGGTTCGGTTCACGTGTTTCTCGTAGTGGAAATAGAGGTCGTGACGGTTACAGACGTCTTTCAGCGGCGTGGAGCCGTCGTATTTCTTGAGTAGTCCCGTGAAGAACGCGTAGGAGTGCATGTTTGTCCTGACCGACTCAAGTTTCGTATACAGTAATTCGTTGGTTTTTGGATCCGGTGATTGCTCGTCCTCGGGCGGTTCGTTCTGTCTTGTGAACCCAGTTGTGAACAGTGGGCTTGACGCGGCCAACACCAATTAGTACGAAAATAAAAAAGTATTTGAAAACGAGAGGAATTAAAATATGGACAAATAGAGGTCCTATAAACAGCTTTAGTGTTTTCTCCGCTTCACAAAACCGAACTCAATCTCATCTAAAGAGTCGTTGAGGCTGATATTTTTTGGTATTGTGACTTGAAATCCGCTCCGCCTCGCCCTTTAATCCTTATTTGAACACTGCCGCTGAGACAGTTCGGCATGTGACGGATTGCATTTCACTTCGGATTCACTCGGTATTATGCGAC comes from the Haloarchaeobius salinus genome and includes:
- a CDS encoding M20/M25/M40 family metallo-hydrolase, which translates into the protein MEDTQLERALEFVTANRDRFLDDLFELLSQPSISTTDTGIDACLRLITDVLSQYGCTSSHIIETDGHPSIIAHWHPDETSSLSRPTILMYGHYDVQPASADEWTTPPFEPVLREGPDGKPRIYARGAGDNKGQWFTHLCAILAYLETGTPPVNVTLLLEGEEESGSPNIEQVVQQASDLLAADVFYMADGPIDPSNRPHVFLGSRGMVYLQVDIRGPDRDLHSGNFGGPVPNPAWEAVHLLSSMRDTNGWVNIDGFYADVRDVTMADRGRLNEIPFDSEAVKQDLGIRKFAAGPGESYWEKLMYHPTLNVAGLTSGYGGEGKKTIIPSTAQIKIDMRLVPNQDPDTIFQQFTDHVNEHCSNAVTVDVSRLSSTAAHQTPVDSEFTEPILRGVQLGWGVEPILKPSLGASGPDDVFARALDLPCFIVPYANSDENNHSPDENLSVRCFENGVKTTVHVLDQLSKMSD